The window ACCACGATCCCCAATTTCAACATAAGTATCACGCACGAGTGACGTAACCGTTACATTATTTTCTTTCTGATTATACGATAATACCATCATTACATCTGAGCGGCAACCACTGTAATCATCTGTGCGGCAATCTACTCCAAATAAAGCAATATTTTTAACATCGCTGTTCTCTAAGTTTGTGTTAACATTTAAATCGAAATCTTTATCAAACTCATCTTCACTAACAGTTACTTTATCTAAAATTAAATTCATATAGACAGCCCCTACTGCCACAGGAACAATTAATAAAGCTAAGACAATAGTTAAGATAATTTTCCACTTTTTCATCTCATTTTCTCCTTTATTTTCATTTATTATTAATCTTACACTATTTTAACCATAAATTCTACATTATTCTAAGTTATAACTATTAATATTTCTATATCAATTCATACATCTTGGTGCTAGTATAGTTTTATGGACACACTTAAGTTAAGTCGTTACAATAGACTTAATAAACGGATGTGCCTGTATGAAAAAATATAATGCTGAATTTAAATCTATGGTTGTCGAAATTTATAAAAATGGACGCTCAGTCAAAGAACTTAGTCGTGAATATGGTGTATCAGAAGTCACTATCTATAAATGGATTAAACAAATTTCTCCTATTGCTTCAATAGATGATACTGACATTACACTTGAAGAGATTAAACGCATGAAACAAGAGATGTTACGTCTACAAGAGGAAAATGAAATCTTAAAAAAGGGCTATGACCACTTTCCCTAGCAGTTGAGGAATAGATTGCCGTTGGCAATCGCCAGGTGACCCATTCGCGAGAAAGTAAGTCAATCTGAGTTATGTGAGTTTATCGATCGACATCGTTCAGAACATAATATTAAACAGCTCTGTAATGTGTTGAATATTCCAAGAAGCACTTATTATCAATCAAGCATCAAACTGAATCTAAGTGGAAACGTGAAAATCAACAACTGCTTGAACGAATTAAGAAGATTTATTTTGAAAGTAGCCGTCGATATGGTGCTATTAAGGTACACCGTCAATTGATTAGAGAAGGATTCTCTGTTAGCTTGAAACGTGTTCAGCGATTAATGAAATCAGGCGGTTTAACTTCGATTATTCAAAAGAAATATACCCCCTATAAACAATCTAAGGAACTTGTTTTAGAACGTGATAACATTCTAGAACAGGATTTTTCGACGACTTCAATTAATCAAAAATGGGTATCAGATATTACTTATATTTATGTTCAAAAAGAAGGTTGATGCTACTTAGCTTCAGTGATGGATTTACATTCAAAGAAAATTATTGGTTATCATTTTTCAAAACAAATGACAACGGAAATCATTGTTCAAGCTTTAAGAAATGCTTATACTTTTCAAAGACCTAAAGATAAAGTTATTCTCCATACTGACTTAGGTTCACAGTATACAAGCCGAGAATTTAAACACTTAACGTCAGAACTTAATATCGTTCAATCTTTTAGTCGTAAGGGATGTCCTTATGATAATGCTTGCATTGAATCATTTCATGCCACACTAAAGAAAGAAGAAGTGTATCAATCTACTTATGTTACCTTTGAACAGGCTAGAATGGCTCTATTTCAGTACATAGAGGGCTGGTATAATAGAAAACGAATACATGGCTCAATTAATTATTTAACACCTGAAGAATGTGAGCAACTTGCGCGACAAGCTGCTTAAAACTTAACTTTTTTGTGTCCAAAATATTGACTCAGATCCATCTATCACTCTCTCTTTTTAAGGGCTAAATACAATGCAGTTTCAAAGACTGTATCAATATCCTCATGATTTCTGCTTCTATCTATAACATAAAAAAGATGACTCCTGTAGGTATACAGAAATCATCCTTTAGATACATCTTAAGTCATATTTTTTATATTTTTGACATAGTTCCTAGACTACATTCATTATACTGTTTCTTATTTCTTAACTTCATCAACTGACACTCGAACGCCTTGTCCAATTTCTTGATCAAGTCCGCTATGTTGTTTGATTTCTATGGTTTGACAGTTTGTTTTGTTAGTCACGACTTGTAGATGAGTAGATGAAACAAAAGTTGTACTTAGCGCTTCACCGTCAAGATACACTCGACTTTCTGATGAAAAGCTTTCTCCATAGATATGAAGAATGTCTCCTTCTTGTTCAATGCTTTCTATTTGAAGTTGACCAAGTCCGAAGAAAAGGTCCGAGCTTGTTGGAAGCAGTTTTCCTTCATAAAAACGTCCTTCTCCATATAATAAATCTTTTTGTACTAAGTCTAACGTCTCCTGATAATTATCTGACGCGTGATATAAATCATGAATTTTGTGCATAGCCCCTTCTTCAATCCCTAATAAATTTAACACGTAAGCACCTAGTTGATAAGAGGTCATGTCTTGATATGGTAGGGCTTCTTTTAATGTTGCGTTACTATAAATTAAGTATGGCGTTTGATATAAGTCTGAAGAATAGGTGTTTTGATTTGTGACCACTGATAAATTCGGTAAGTGGTCTGAGAAGAACACAAGTAAGGTCGGTTCTTCAGATTGATTAATATACTCAACTAGTCTTGCGATTTGTTGATCTAGGTTATACATGCGATTGACGTAATCCTGAAGCGGTAAGCGATCAGCTTCATCTAACGTCCCGCTAACTGTAACTTTTGAATCCTCACCATCTGTTAGACTATAAGGTTGATGGGTTCCCGCTGTGACAGCATAAACAAAGTCTGGTTGTTCACTTTGTTCTAATGTTTTAATGACATAATCGAATAATAAGCCATCATCGGTTTGATCAATTTGATGAATCCCATGATTTCCAGCCATATATTCAAGTGGAACATAGACATCAAACCCTAAATTACGAATCGCTAAATGACGATTATAAAAGTTTCCTTCATAATTATGTAAGAACGTCGTTTGATAACCAAGTGAGTTAAAAATAGTGGCTAGCGACTGAACGGGTGTGGTACAAAGAAGCGCATCATATGGAATTTCTCCAGGTTTTAAAGCCGACATTGAAATAGACGTTAACACTTCAAACTCTGTCATCACTGTCCCTGCACCAAACGTCGGAACCGTGAGATATCCATGAGGTGAAATCTCTGTTAACGCACGAAACGTTGCGATTGGGTCCTCACTGTATAAAGCTCCTTCAATTAATAAAGGATCCATAAATGACTCTAACTGAACAACAATTAAATTGTATGGCGTCTCTTCATCACTAGACACACGAGAAGTTGATTCATGAATGGAAAGTGAATCTAAAAGCTCAGTCACCTCTTCTGAATCATAAGCGATCTCCTCAGATGTTAAATAAGGATAGATTGAATTTAAAATAGAGTAAGCAAAGCCGTATGTTTCATAGCTTTTCGTGTCATTTGACTTCATTGGCTCCATCCAGTTATTTTTTTCAACAATAGATAAGCCTAAAACGGAACATGAACAAATAACGCCAAAGATGACGTAATCTATTCTTTTGACGACTGATTTAACTTTAAATAAAAATCCTAGGATGAGAAATAAAATGACTACAACGACACAAAATCCAGTGATCATCGTCGGTGTAAAATATAAATTGATTAATTTAGTCGCTTCCTTAATCAAGAAAACATCCGAAAACATCAGAGGTGTTCCACGAAAATGTGTCACAATGGCATTAGCAAGTGATAAAAATCCCCATAAAAAAGTGATCAGCGACACCATAAATACTTTTCGTTTCGTCACTAAAATAACACTTAAACTCGTTAAAACAATGAAAAAATTGACGATAAAATAAAAGGTACTTTCATGTATATATTGAAAAACACTTGTTATTGATTTTAGTTGAATCCACTGCATGATAAAGGTTAAGAAAAAGGAATAGATGACCCAAACACTATAATACCAATTTGTTCTTAAAGACTTCATGATTTTTTGCTTTAGCACCTGGCTTCCCTCCCTATAAAAAACAAAACTATTTTTCACCAAACAATAGCTATTATTTGTGTGGTGTTATACTGATTCTATTACAAAAATCAAGCTGAAACAATCAGAAATAACTGGCACACTAACCTTTCATTTCTTACTTTATTCGATAGTCACTAAAGATAGACCTATTATAAAAAACTGACTTAAAATAAACTAAAAAATCAATCTAATCTGTAAGTTCAGATCAAATGTATTGAGATCAAAACTTTAACAGCTTAAGATAAACTCTCTTAGAACTAGTCCATCTACTACTTTTATATAAATTAAACATTCAATTCGTTTGTTTGTTATTTATCAGTAGAAGTCATATTTTATAAAAAATTGTCAATCAAACGACGAATAAAAAACAAAAAAGTAACACTAAGTGAATACTCAGCATTACTTTTTTAATTATTTCATCAATCATTAAGTTTTAGAT of the Turicibacter sp. TJ11 genome contains:
- a CDS encoding LTA synthase family protein; the encoded protein is MLKQKIMKSLRTNWYYSVWVIYSFFLTFIMQWIQLKSITSVFQYIHESTFYFIVNFFIVLTSLSVILVTKRKVFMVSLITFLWGFLSLANAIVTHFRGTPLMFSDVFLIKEATKLINLYFTPTMITGFCVVVVILFLILGFLFKVKSVVKRIDYVIFGVICSCSVLGLSIVEKNNWMEPMKSNDTKSYETYGFAYSILNSIYPYLTSEEIAYDSEEVTELLDSLSIHESTSRVSSDEETPYNLIVVQLESFMDPLLIEGALYSEDPIATFRALTEISPHGYLTVPTFGAGTVMTEFEVLTSISMSALKPGEIPYDALLCTTPVQSLATIFNSLGYQTTFLHNYEGNFYNRHLAIRNLGFDVYVPLEYMAGNHGIHQIDQTDDGLLFDYVIKTLEQSEQPDFVYAVTAGTHQPYSLTDGEDSKVTVSGTLDEADRLPLQDYVNRMYNLDQQIARLVEYINQSEEPTLLVFFSDHLPNLSVVTNQNTYSSDLYQTPYLIYSNATLKEALPYQDMTSYQLGAYVLNLLGIEEGAMHKIHDLYHASDNYQETLDLVQKDLLYGEGRFYEGKLLPTSSDLFFGLGQLQIESIEQEGDILHIYGESFSSESRVYLDGEALSTTFVSSTHLQVVTNKTNCQTIEIKQHSGLDQEIGQGVRVSVDEVKK